A section of the Agarivorans litoreus genome encodes:
- a CDS encoding DUF3360 family protein: MSSKNKTFYRDMRRKAQEFDNREEFLNHDLKIMSFRRWGIHLPLRDYSIEIEDWVPALAATIGKVVMVTAMVAAFAAQFGLSPEFVAENVRYELLIAGALFVILFSAILNPNANLAGTHGPMIPLIPLIAAAGGHPLALGLMVCVFGLILAYTKGGSKLMTLTGVGVRGGLLIYLGAVGLIGQINKTEAWASAGDQGYISFAVIGVTVLVYAYLAKVGKRWLAIPLCSALAGIVAYVCGADFAFTTAPGLPHFSPFYWWGEDTGWQLGWPNLQHFIAVIPFALLAVAMWSPDYLGHRVFQELNYPKEAKGVLMDVDDTMVGASVRQGVGALLGGGNLASSWGTYMIPAAIAKRPIPGGALLTGILCVLASVLGYPMDLAMWEPVLRVALIVGVFLPLLEAGMQMIHKHKDSLSAGICIFACAFVNPVFGWATTMLLDNMGLIGDHERAKELSAKDKYLIPGIAFVICVGSLAMVGQLPGIPALIGN; the protein is encoded by the coding sequence ATGTCTAGTAAGAACAAGACATTCTATAGAGATATGCGCCGAAAAGCGCAGGAATTCGACAACCGTGAAGAGTTTTTGAACCACGATCTCAAAATTATGAGTTTTCGTCGTTGGGGGATCCATTTACCACTTCGAGATTACAGCATTGAAATTGAAGATTGGGTACCAGCGCTAGCCGCCACCATTGGTAAAGTTGTAATGGTAACCGCAATGGTTGCCGCGTTTGCCGCGCAATTTGGTTTATCGCCAGAGTTTGTTGCCGAAAACGTACGTTACGAGCTGCTTATTGCAGGCGCGTTATTTGTGATTTTGTTCTCTGCTATTTTAAACCCTAATGCTAACTTGGCCGGTACTCATGGGCCAATGATCCCTCTAATTCCCTTGATTGCTGCTGCAGGAGGACACCCGCTCGCGCTGGGTTTAATGGTGTGTGTATTTGGTTTGATTTTAGCTTATACCAAGGGGGGCTCAAAGTTAATGACGCTAACCGGGGTAGGGGTAAGAGGGGGCTTGCTGATTTACCTGGGGGCTGTGGGTTTAATTGGCCAAATTAACAAAACAGAAGCCTGGGCATCTGCTGGTGACCAAGGTTACATATCGTTTGCGGTGATTGGTGTTACTGTTTTAGTGTATGCCTATTTAGCAAAAGTAGGTAAACGTTGGTTAGCTATTCCGCTTTGTTCAGCCTTAGCCGGCATTGTTGCCTATGTATGTGGAGCAGATTTTGCCTTTACCACCGCACCTGGTTTACCACATTTCAGTCCGTTTTATTGGTGGGGTGAAGATACTGGTTGGCAATTAGGTTGGCCGAATCTTCAGCACTTCATTGCGGTTATTCCTTTTGCATTGCTTGCGGTAGCTATGTGGTCTCCAGATTATTTAGGGCACCGTGTATTCCAAGAACTTAACTACCCTAAAGAAGCCAAAGGCGTGTTAATGGATGTGGATGACACTATGGTGGGTGCATCTGTGCGTCAAGGTGTTGGTGCATTACTTGGTGGCGGTAACTTGGCCTCATCGTGGGGAACTTACATGATCCCTGCTGCAATTGCTAAGCGGCCAATTCCGGGTGGCGCTTTGCTAACCGGTATCTTATGTGTATTGGCATCGGTACTTGGCTATCCAATGGACTTAGCCATGTGGGAGCCAGTGCTGCGTGTTGCTTTAATTGTAGGGGTGTTCTTACCTTTGCTTGAAGCTGGCATGCAAATGATTCACAAGCACAAAGATTCTTTAAGTGCTGGTATTTGTATTTTTGCCTGTGCCTTTGTTAATCCGGTATTTGGTTGGGCTACTACCATGTTGCTCGATAACATGGGTTTGATTGGCGATCACGAGCGTGCTAAAGAACTATCGGCTAAAGATAAGTACCTTATTCCAGGTATAGCGTTTGTTATATGTGTAGGCTCATTGGCAATGGTGGGACAACTGCCGGGTATACCAGCTTTAATTGGTAATTAA